In Stigmatopora argus isolate UIUO_Sarg chromosome 17, RoL_Sarg_1.0, whole genome shotgun sequence, the following are encoded in one genomic region:
- the lztfl1 gene encoding leucine zipper transcription factor-like protein 1: MADIGCNDHHQNEVINYMRFARSKRMLRLKTVDSCFEELQDSRLVEETFTVDEVRDMLDGLHAVVRGEVEMELINTAHTNVLLLRQLFFQAEKFYLRLQTDISELENRELLEQIAEFEKTDFKVSQKLNQESSKPKLAPLNEGGVSELLNKEIAKLQEENEKLKAKMRTLESQAMNVLEEKSKTQKVLEDLRKVEGDKQLSAQSKEISCLEDTVAALKEDYNRSLTINAASQKDLQENLVSTKHELLRVQEQLSMAEKELDKKFQQTAAYRNMKEILAKKNEQIKETRKRLQKYEPDQ, translated from the exons ATG GCTGACATCGGGTGTAACGATCATCATCAGAACGAGGTCATCAACTACATGCGCTTCGCACGATCCAAACGCATGTTGAGGCTTAAAACGGTGGACTCCTGCTTTGAAGAACTTCAAGACAGCAG ACTGGTGGAGGAGACCTTCACGGTGGACGAGGTGCGCGACATGCTGGACGGCCTGCACGCCGTGGTCCGCGGCGAGGTGGAGATGGAACTCATCAACACGGCGCACACCAACGTTCTGCTGCTGCGCCAGCTCTTCTTCCAGGCGGAAAAGTTCTACCTGCGCTTGCAGACGGACATTTCAGAGCTGGAGAACCG AGAGCTACTGGAGCAAATAGCCGAATTTGAGAAGACTGACTTTAAAGTTTCCCAAAAG TTGAACCAGGAAAGCAGCAAACCCAAGTTGGCGCCGCTGAACGAAGGCGGCGTATCGGAACTTTTAAACAAG GAGATTGCCAAACTACAAGAGGAGAACGAGAAACTCAAAGCTAAAATGCGCACTTTAGAATCGCAG GCCATGAATGTCCTGGAAGAGAAGAGCAAAACCCAGAAAGTCCTGGAAGACCTTCGGAAGGTGGAAGGCGACAAACAG CTGTCGGCTCAGTCCAAGGAAATCAGCTGCCTGGAGGACACGGTGGCGGCCCTCAAGGAGGACTACAATCGCTCATTGACCATCAACGCCGCCTCCCAGAAGGACCTGCAGGAGAACCTGGTGTCCACCAAGCACGAGCTCCTGCGGGTGCAAGAACAGCTCTCCATGGCGGAGAAG GAACTGGACAAGAAGTTCCAGCAGACGGCGGCCTATCGCAACATGAAGGAGATCCTGGCTAAGAAGAATGAGCAGATTAAGGAAACTAGGAAACGTTTGCAGAA gtACGAGCCCGACCAGTGA